TCGGGGTGGATCGGCAACTTTGATTCAATTGTCGGACGAAGAAGAAAACACAGCGCTAAAAGCCGCCAAAGCAATGGGCTTGGGGGTGGCCGGAGTAGATATGTTACAAGCAAGCAGTGGTCCATTGGTGCTGGAGGTTAACTCTTCGCCAGGGTTAGAGGGCATAGAGGAAGCCACAGGCAAAGATGTTGCGAAAGAAATCATAAGGTATATCGAAAGAAATGTCTGACAAACCATTTGTTATTCTGGGGAAAGAAGTAAAAAAAGGTGAACGCGCTTTTTTAGAGCTGGATGTAGCTAAGTTACATACCCGAAGTAGTCTTAAAATTTCTATCATTGTAGAACGAGCCAAGCAAGATGGCCCCACGTTGTTATTGATGGGAGGCGTGCATGGCGACGAAGTAAATGGCGTAGCAATCGTGCGCGATATTATTCGGAAAAAGTATAACAAGCCTACTAAAGGCACTGTGATATGTATTCCTGTACTCAATGTTTTTGGTTATTTGAACCAAACCAGAGAGTTTCCCGATGGTCGTGATTTAAATAGAGTTTTTCCTGGGTCGTCTAGTGGATCGCTTGCCAGCCAGTTTGCCCATCGTTTTACCAAAGACATCGCCCCATTGGTCGACTATGTGATAGACTTTCACGCAGGAGGATCAGCACGGGAAAATTTCCCTAATGTAAGAGGAGACTTAGGAAACGAAAAAATGTTTGAACTTGCCAAAGTGTTTGGTGCTCCTTTTATTTTGCATTCCAGATGTATTGCCAAGTCGTTGCGGGAAACTTTGACCAAAATGGGCAAAACGGTGATATTGTATGAGGGAGGTAAATCAAAACACCTCGATCAATTTATCATTAGTCACGGAGTAAATGGTGCTTTGAATATTATGACTTATCTGGGGATGCGAGACGATGCCCCCACAAGTAGTGTACATCCCGTGATTATCAAAAAGTCTAAATGGATACGTGCCCCCTTTTCTGGAATGTTTCAACCTTTGGTTGCTAACGGAAGTAAAGTGGCCAAAAAAACGCTTTTGGGTAGAATTACAGATCCTTATGGTGAGTTTGAAAAGAAGGTGTTTGCTCCACTTGATGGCCATATTTTTAATGTAAATATGGCTGCAATTGTCAATAAGGGAGATGCCCTGTTTCACATAAGTGTCGAGATTTTTGAATAAACAACAAAGCATTGAACCCCATAGCTCAAAACTATGGGGTTTTTATTTTTTACACCTGCATTCCGTCACCAATGCTTTCTCTAAATAGTGCATTCAAGGGTTCCCAATCGGGGGTGAGTTTCTCGAACTTCTGAGCCGCAATTTCACACTTTTTAAGCCCCCCTTTGATAAACTCGTGTACATAAAGTTCCGGAGCTATAGTTTCCCCTTCTTTGGCCTTGGCTTTTTGCTCTAGTAAATCCTGAATAATACTGATCAGTTGTTCGTCTTCTATGAGTGGCAACAGTTTGTAAAACTGTAGTGGAGGAATACTTTGGTATTGAGCAATCCAGCAAGCTGATAATACAGTGCGTAAAGCATAAAAATACTTTTTAAGTTTTACTTCAGGTTCTTGTAAAGCACTTTCAAAAGTGTTGCGGGCAATGCCCAGATAATGATGGATGGCTGCTCTGGGTGAAAAGTACTGAGGGGCAATGGCTCTCAAACGCTCAACAAAATCGGTTTTTTGTAGGTACAAAGTGTCCGATTGCATCCACTCATAAGGAGATACATTTGATTTACCAAACAAGTGCAAAGCTTTGCGTATTTCCCACCCATTGAAGTCAAGATCTTTGGTAACAAACAGGTTAATATTATCGTCAGGGGGGTGAATAGACAAGTACTTATCTCGTGAATGGCGATAAAAAAAACGGACATCATAATCACTGTCAGGAGATGGAAAACCCCAGGCACGGCTGCCTGACTCACAAGCATAGAGAATTTCTATATTTTGTGACTCTTCCAATTTGGCGAGTTCATTTTGAATAGTCGTGTGCATTTCCTTGTTATTTATAGTCGATAATTAAATTGTGATGTCTATTGCCTTGGTTTACATTAGCAGACAGACTAAGCTCCCTTGGTATAGTGTAAGGCTTTGTACTACAATACCTGTTTAATTACTCTACCCATTTTTTTGTGGGGACACAAATCAAGGAGTAAGTAAGGGAATGTTTAACATAACTAATATAATCAATCTGAAACGAATCTTTTAGCTTTTCGGTTTTTACTTTTAACTTGCCTTTAGTTAGCTGACAGGTTTTAGGCAAGAAGCCACAAGTTAGTTTAAGTTTTACCCTTAAATACTTGGAGCTATTCACAAGAACACACATAACTAAATACACATTTATGAAATTTGGGACTAAAGCCATACACGCGGGAGTTGAGCCAGAACCAACCACTGGTGCTATTATGACCCCTATTTTTCAAACTTCTACTTATGTACAGGAAGGTTTGGGCAAACCCCGCCAGGGTTATGAATATTCGCGTACTAAGAATCCTACCCGCACTCCTTTGGAATCCAACCTTGCAGCCCTCGAAAACGGTAAACATGGGCTTTGCTTTGCTTCAGGTATGTCGGCTACTGATGCTGTTATGAAGACTTTAAAGCCTGGTGATGAGATTATTGCTTGCAACGATATATATGGAGGTACTTACCGTTTGATAACCAAAGTGTATGAGCCTTTAGGTCTCAAGCCTAAGTTTGTAGCCATGGGTGACCTTGCCAATGTAGAAGCGGCTATTACCAGCAACACCAAGCTTATTTGGGCAGAAACGCCTACAAACCCTCTATTGAGCATTATAGATATTGCGGAGCTGGCTAAAGTTGCTAAAAAACACAATGTATTACTTTGTGTAGACAATACTTTTGCTACCCCTTACTTACAAAACCCGCTCGACCTGGGTGCTGACCTGGTGATGCACTCGGCTACTAAATATTTAGGGGGACACTCTGATGTAGTGATGGGAGCATTAGTGACCAGTTCAGACGAGTTGCATGAACAGCTGGCGTTTATCCAAAACTCTTGTGGTGCCGTACCCAGTCCTAACGATTGTTTTTTAATGTTGCGTGGTATCAAAACCTTGCATATTCGTATGGATCGCCATGAACTGAATGGCAAAGCTGTAGCAGAGTTTTTAAACAATCATGATAAAGTAGATAAAGTATACTGGATTGGCTTGCCTAGCCATAAAGGACACGACATAGTAAAGAAACAAATGCGTGGTTTTGGTGGAATGGTATCGTTTACCCTGAAAGGCAATAGCATGGACGAAGCTAAGCAGTTGATGGAAAGTCTCAAGGTATTTGCTTTGGGCGAGTCTTTGGGAGGAGTAGAATCGCTTTGTACACACCCTGCTACTATGACCCACGCCAGTATTCCAGAAGAAGAGCGTGAAGCCCGCGGTTTGAAACAAACCCTGATTCGCTTAAGTGTAGGTATAGAAGATGCCGATGACTTGGTAGAAGATTTGCGTCAGGCTATCGAGACCATCACTCGTGTAACAGCTTAAAAAAACTAACTATAAATCCCCTGACAAGTCAATCGTCAGGGGATTTATAGTTTTAAGCCCACTTAATAAACATCTTGATAAATTTGCGTACCCGGTCGGTATAAGGAGGGTAAATTAGCTTGATGCCAGTAAACCCCACCCTTTGTTTGAGTAGTGCTCTTTCGTTCGAGAAAGCTTCAAAGCCATAGTAGCCATGTGTTTTGCCAATGCCACTATTATTTACTCCACCAAAAGGCAGGTGAGGGTTGACAATATGTAGCATTGTATCGTTGATGGTAGTTCCTCCGGCAGTAGTATTATTTATGATAAACTGTTGGTTGCGCTTATTTTTGCTAAAAATATATAAAGCAAGCGGTTTTGCTTTGCTATTGATCAGGTCAGTGGCTTCTTGTAGATTTTTAAAAGGTACAATTGGCAGCACTGGCCCAAAAATCTCTTCTTGCATTACCTCCATTTCAGGGGCAACGTTTTCGAGCAGGGTAGGAGCTATATAGTGTTGGCTGGCGTCCATATCACCCCCTTCGCTTATTTGTGCTCCTTTGTCTACAGCATCGTCTATCAACTGTTTTACTCGGGTAAAGTGTCGTTCGTTGACAATGCGGGTGAGGTCAGGACTTTCTTTCACGTTTTCGCCATAAAACTGGTGTATCTTGTCTTTCATTCTACTTATCAGTGCCTCTTTTACCGACTCGTGCACCAATACATAGTCAGGAGCAATACAGGTTTGCCCACAGTTCATAAACTTTCCATATACAATTTTTTCTGCGGCATCGTCTACATTGGTAGTGTCATCTACAATGGTAGGTGATTTTCCCCCCAATTCGAGCGTTACTGGAGTCAGGTGTTCCGACGCTGCTTTCATAATGATTTTGCCCAAGGCTGGGCTTCCCGTAAAAAATATATGATCGAACCTTTTCTTGAGCAGGTGTTGGGCTACATTTGCGTCTCCCTCAAAAACAGCGACCTCATTTTCATTGAAGACCTGCCTTATCAGCTTTTTCATAAAAGCCGATGTGTGTGGTGTCATCTCTGAGGGCTTAAGTATGGCGGCATTACCTGCTGCTATAGCATACACCAATGGATCAATGGTTAACTGAAAAGGGTAGTTCCAGGGGGCAATGATCAACGCAACACCTTTGGGTTCTTTGATAATGCGTGAACTGGTGCCTAGGAGTGCTTTTGGGGTAGCTACTTTTTTGGGGCGCATCCATCTTTTGAGCTTACCACAAACGTGATCTATAGCTTTATATACCACAAATATTTCGGTAACATCTACTTCTTCGGCCGACTTACGAAAGTCGTTGTAAATGGCTTGTCGTAGTTCAGTGGCGTTGTCTTGAATGGCTTTTTTCAACGCTTTAAGTTTAGTAATACGTTGACTGACAGTGGTGGCTTTTAATGCTTGAGCGTTTCTTTGCTGTGCTTCAAAAACCTGGTCGATGTGCTCAAATGTGGAAGGAGCTTGAAGAGTATCAATAGTTGTATTCATTTTATTTTGATTTTTGAGCTTTAAGTAGAAAGTTGTATTTTACAAATATAGTAAATATAGCAGATAATTTTTTGTGATTCCCGTTATTGGAAATAATAGGGCTGTTTTTGTGAGTCCGAAGCCATACGTAAGTTTCGGGTGCTTGCCATAAATAACAAACTGAAAGAGTAATTTGTTTGCTTAACAATTACATAATATTAGAGTGCGTTAAACTTCATTAGAGGGACTTCCGTATGATAATTTAGTATTAGTATTAATTTATTATTAAATTTATGTTAATATAGATTAATGTGCTTAATTAAATACCCGGAACTATGAAAAAGATAATAATTACTATTGTTACCTGGGGATTGTTGGGAGGAATGACCGGATTTACTCAAAGCAAACAATACCTCAAGCGTCGGATTACTCAACTTATTCAAAACCCTGTTGTATCAACCCATCACATACATCAACAGCTGGAGGGTTACATAAAATACCTGGCAACCAAGCGTACACGTTATAAAAATGAGCGTAAATTTTTAAAGTATTTGTTTTTTAGTACGCACAAAAAGTTTCTAAAAAAATATGAAATGTATCAAAATTTTTCAGAAATTTTTAGCGAAGAGCAAAAATACAACTGTGTATCAGGTACTACTTTATACGCCCTTATCTTACAAGAGTTAGGTTATCAGTATTCTATCAGAGAAACGGCTTTTCATGTATACCTGATAGTACATACCCCAAATTACCCCAAAATTTTGTTTGATTCTACCGACCCACACCACGGTTTTTTGTACAATCCATACGTAGTTCGTAAAAGAGAACGTCATTACACTAAAAATAATCAACATAAGTTTAATCAGGAAATCACCTTGTCTCAATTGATTGGCTTACAGTACTATAACCAGGGAGTACATCATTTTAATAAAAAAATATTTGGTAAAGCGCTGGTCAAACTATCTAAAGCATACCAACATTACCCCTCTAGCCGTATAAAGGCATTGCAGGAACTTGCCCAAAGCTTTTACAAATCGACATTGGCCGAACGCTAATCAATAGTTACAGGTTATAATATGCCCATGTGTTGCAATTAGGATGAGTTTTTGCTAATATGGTAAAAGGCATAAAAACCATTGTAATGAATGAATAAGGTTTGGGTATATTGTATATTTTTATTGTTGTTTGTGATGGGGTGTCAAAAGGCAGAAAAGCGCCCAAAGGCAGTCAAAGGTTACTTAGACTTGCGTCAATGGTCGTTTGACCAGCAACCTGAAATTTCTCTCAATGGACAATGGGAGTTTTTTTGGCAAAAGTATTACCTTCCTGACCAGAATCCCTCTGTAACGCCTGCCTATGTAAAAGTACCCTCAGCCTGGACTAAGTATACGATTGACCAACACCCACTTCCTGACAAAGGTTTTGCTACTTATCGCCTGAGGGTTATCCTTGATACTTCTCAAGTAAATCAACCATTGGCAATCAACGTCAGAATAATTCAGACTGCTTACCATTTATATGTACAAGGCAAGTATTTGGGTGGAAGTGGTATCCCTGCCACTTCTGCCCAAGCTACTCACCCTGAACTTCACGCCCGGGTATATACCTTCGAGCCTCGGTCTGATACGGTAGAAGTGCTCTTACATGTCGCATGTTTTCATAACAACTCAGGTGGATTGTCGCGTGCTATTGAGTTAGGCAGAACCGATTACCTCACGCAAAACTTTCAGTACAGCATATACGTAGATTTTTTGCTGATGGGAAGCTTGTTCATTATTGCTTTGTATCACTTTAGTCTGTATTACTTTCGTCGTCAAAATCTTGCTCCCATTTATTTTGGTCTCTTCTGTTTAATTGTAGCCTTACGCTTACTTGCCTTGAGCGCTTTTAATGTGTCAGCTCATTTGAGCTGGGTTACATACGAATACATCCAAAAAGCCTCTTATTTGACTTATTATGTAGGCACTTTCACATTTTTATTGTTTATCCGAAGTCTCTTTACTGAGGAGTTTAAGCGTGTGGTCATAAAAATAGCGACAGTGGTAGTAGTACCACTTACTGCCTTGGTAGTGTTGAGCCATAATTACATTTATAATAAAACTTTACCTTATTATCAGCTTTTTTCTCTGCTAGTCATTCTCTATGTTTTTTATGTGTTAACATTGGCGGCTATTCGCAAAAAAAGTGGTGCTCGTACTTTTCTACTAGGGTTTGTTGCCATTGCGGTGACGATTGTAAATGATATTTTACATGCCAACCACACCATTGACACAGCACACTATGCCCCTTGGGGATTATTTATATTTGTATTGGCACAAGCCGTAGTATTGTCTGGGCGTTTTTCCAAGGCTTTTATCAGGGCAGAAGACCTCACCTTTGAACTCAATGACTTGAACCAAAGCCTGGAACAGAAAGTGAAAGATAGGACACAATCACTTGATAACACCAGAGGAGAACTTCAGCGCAAAAACGATAACATTACCGCAAGCATTAACTATGCACAAAGAATTCAGAACGCCATGCTGCCTCGTTGGGCAAAGGTGCAGGAAGATCTTCCAGAGAGTTTTTTAATGTTTCATCCCAAAGACCTTGTATCAGGTGATTTTTACTGGTTTGCCAAAACACCTCCCGAACCTCTCT
This sequence is a window from Microscilla marina ATCC 23134. Protein-coding genes within it:
- a CDS encoding 7TM diverse intracellular signaling domain-containing protein, with product MNKVWVYCIFLLLFVMGCQKAEKRPKAVKGYLDLRQWSFDQQPEISLNGQWEFFWQKYYLPDQNPSVTPAYVKVPSAWTKYTIDQHPLPDKGFATYRLRVILDTSQVNQPLAINVRIIQTAYHLYVQGKYLGGSGIPATSAQATHPELHARVYTFEPRSDTVEVLLHVACFHNNSGGLSRAIELGRTDYLTQNFQYSIYVDFLLMGSLFIIALYHFSLYYFRRQNLAPIYFGLFCLIVALRLLALSAFNVSAHLSWVTYEYIQKASYLTYYVGTFTFLLFIRSLFTEEFKRVVIKIATVVVVPLTALVVLSHNYIYNKTLPYYQLFSLLVILYVFYVLTLAAIRKKSGARTFLLGFVAIAVTIVNDILHANHTIDTAHYAPWGLFIFVLAQAVVLSGRFSKAFIRAEDLTFELNDLNQSLEQKVKDRTQSLDNTRGELQRKNDNITASINYAQRIQNAMLPRWAKVQEDLPESFLMFHPKDLVSGDFYWFAKTPPEPLYKETMTFDGVHRVFKGLTNEKLILAAVDCTGHGVPGAFMSLIGNNLLNQIILEQKIVAADVVLHELNVHVKQSLKQNETHNRDGMDITLVVIDQQQKTMDFAGAQNPLYCIQNEELKVIKGTKSSIGGRHHNSDVLYDSCRISIDHPTTFYMASDGFQDQFGGKDNKKFMVRRFRKLLYEIHRKPMPEQKEILEQTLSEWMQGEYEQIDDILVIGVKLS
- a CDS encoding succinylglutamate desuccinylase/aspartoacylase family protein, with the translated sequence MSDKPFVILGKEVKKGERAFLELDVAKLHTRSSLKISIIVERAKQDGPTLLLMGGVHGDEVNGVAIVRDIIRKKYNKPTKGTVICIPVLNVFGYLNQTREFPDGRDLNRVFPGSSSGSLASQFAHRFTKDIAPLVDYVIDFHAGGSARENFPNVRGDLGNEKMFELAKVFGAPFILHSRCIAKSLRETLTKMGKTVILYEGGKSKHLDQFIISHGVNGALNIMTYLGMRDDAPTSSVHPVIIKKSKWIRAPFSGMFQPLVANGSKVAKKTLLGRITDPYGEFEKKVFAPLDGHIFNVNMAAIVNKGDALFHISVEIFE
- a CDS encoding nucleotidyltransferase domain-containing protein encodes the protein MHTTIQNELAKLEESQNIEILYACESGSRAWGFPSPDSDYDVRFFYRHSRDKYLSIHPPDDNINLFVTKDLDFNGWEIRKALHLFGKSNVSPYEWMQSDTLYLQKTDFVERLRAIAPQYFSPRAAIHHYLGIARNTFESALQEPEVKLKKYFYALRTVLSACWIAQYQSIPPLQFYKLLPLIEDEQLISIIQDLLEQKAKAKEGETIAPELYVHEFIKGGLKKCEIAAQKFEKLTPDWEPLNALFRESIGDGMQV
- a CDS encoding cystathionine gamma-synthase: MTKYTFMKFGTKAIHAGVEPEPTTGAIMTPIFQTSTYVQEGLGKPRQGYEYSRTKNPTRTPLESNLAALENGKHGLCFASGMSATDAVMKTLKPGDEIIACNDIYGGTYRLITKVYEPLGLKPKFVAMGDLANVEAAITSNTKLIWAETPTNPLLSIIDIAELAKVAKKHNVLLCVDNTFATPYLQNPLDLGADLVMHSATKYLGGHSDVVMGALVTSSDELHEQLAFIQNSCGAVPSPNDCFLMLRGIKTLHIRMDRHELNGKAVAEFLNNHDKVDKVYWIGLPSHKGHDIVKKQMRGFGGMVSFTLKGNSMDEAKQLMESLKVFALGESLGGVESLCTHPATMTHASIPEEEREARGLKQTLIRLSVGIEDADDLVEDLRQAIETITRVTA
- a CDS encoding aldehyde dehydrogenase family protein, translated to MNTTIDTLQAPSTFEHIDQVFEAQQRNAQALKATTVSQRITKLKALKKAIQDNATELRQAIYNDFRKSAEEVDVTEIFVVYKAIDHVCGKLKRWMRPKKVATPKALLGTSSRIIKEPKGVALIIAPWNYPFQLTIDPLVYAIAAGNAAILKPSEMTPHTSAFMKKLIRQVFNENEVAVFEGDANVAQHLLKKRFDHIFFTGSPALGKIIMKAASEHLTPVTLELGGKSPTIVDDTTNVDDAAEKIVYGKFMNCGQTCIAPDYVLVHESVKEALISRMKDKIHQFYGENVKESPDLTRIVNERHFTRVKQLIDDAVDKGAQISEGGDMDASQHYIAPTLLENVAPEMEVMQEEIFGPVLPIVPFKNLQEATDLINSKAKPLALYIFSKNKRNQQFIINNTTAGGTTINDTMLHIVNPHLPFGGVNNSGIGKTHGYYGFEAFSNERALLKQRVGFTGIKLIYPPYTDRVRKFIKMFIKWA